A window of the Macrobrachium rosenbergii isolate ZJJX-2024 chromosome 43, ASM4041242v1, whole genome shotgun sequence genome harbors these coding sequences:
- the tll gene encoding nuclear receptor subfamily 2 group E member 1 has protein sequence MLWEVMTEFEKKEMLLRMRIPPPPSAHTPSVPSPSSASSPSHPSTTTATTAKSRILYDIPCKVCHDHSSGKHYGIFACDGCAGFFKRSIRRARQYVCKSKSEAGCLVDKTHRNQCRACRLSKCLQAGMNKEAVQHERGPRNSTLRRQMSLYFKESSPELNPPLQLHHPHSHHPHHHHHAHRSLPAPALPPRSLSLSGVATSSSTSLDVESLRGSPPPATVLPSQILKPATNAVTAASTSSSSSSTSSLSSLTSSNTSSTASSSSPLTPPIPPIAPNQPPGLPLGSPLTPSVDLKMNLMLPLPHHLTSGAASALSHPKILRHSSTALPEEMVNIMMMNSSTLDRRRQASSFTIPTSSTLHAPTPRYPHELGLPLFSCSDGVCETAARLLFMNVRWAKHLPAYAALPYRDQLTLLEWGWRELFVLSAAQFLLPVEVGASLASCGLTSETSNAFLVAILRDIKLFQDIITKFKEMCVDPTEYACLKAIVLFKTVWEKGSGGGREVTTELRDVTAVAALQDQAQLALSKYITTAYPSQPFRFGKLLLLLPSLRAVGTPAIVELFFRRTIGSIPIERIVCDMYKTVDF, from the exons ATGTTGTGGGAAGTCATGACGGAGTTCGAGAAGAAGGAGATGCTACTGAGGATGAGgatccctcctcccccctccgcTCACACGCCCTCCGTCCCATCCCCATCCTCAGCCTCTTCGCCCTCCCACCCCTCCACCACAACGGCCACCACAGCTAAAA GCCGAATCCTGTACGACATCCCGTGCAAAGTGTGCCACGATCACTCTTCTGGGAAACATTACGGAATCTTTGCTTGTGATGGCTGCGCGGGATTCTTCAAG AGATCTATCCGTCGCGCTCGCCAATACGTCTGCAAGAGCAAATCTGAAGCGGGCTGCCTGGTGGACAAAACTCATCGAAACCAGTGCAGAGCGTGTCGCCTCTCCAAGTGTCTTCAGGCTGGCATGAACAAAGAAG CTGTTCAGCACGAGAGAGGCCCCAGGAACTCCACTCTGCGTCGCCAGATGTCTCTCTACTTCAAAGAATCGTCTCCCGAGCTAAACCCGCCCCTTCAGCTTCATCACCCACATTCCCATCAccctcatcaccatcaccacGCCCATCGCTCTTTACCTGCTCCTGCACTTCCTCCACGCTCCCTTTCTCTTAGCGGAGTCGCAACTTCTTCCTCGACGTCATTAGACGTTGAAAGTCTAAGGGGATCTCCCCCTCCTGCGACAGTGTTACCGTCACAGATCTTGAAGCCCGCAACCAATGCAGTGACTGCAGCatccacctcctcttcttcttcttcgacgtcaTCATTATCGTCACTGACCTCGTCCAACACTAGTTCTACTGCCTCCTCCTCGTCTCCTCTAACTCCTCCAATACCTCCCATTGCGCCCAATCAGCCGCCGGGGCTTCCCCTGGGGTCGCCTCTCACGCCGTCGGTGGACCTCAAGATGAACCTGATGTTGCCGCTTCCACACCATCTCACCAGTGGAGCAGCGTCGGCACTCTCACACCCAAAGATCCTCCGGCACTCGTCAACTGCCTTACCCGAAGAGATGGtgaatattatgatgatgaacTCGAGTACTCTGGACAGGAGGCGCCAGGCATCGTCTTTCACTATACCGACGTCTTCCACCTTACATGCGCCAACGCCCAGA TATCCACACGAACTAGGCCTCCCGCTGTTCAGTTGCAGCGACGGCGTGTGCGAAACAGCCGCGCGGCTGCTTTTCATGAACGTGCGCTGGGCCAAGCACCTGCCTGCTTACGCTGCTCTCCCCTACAGAGATCAG CTGACTCTTCTAGAATGGGGGTGGAGGGAACTCTTCGTGCTCTCAGCCGCTCAGTTCTTGTTGCCCGTTGAAGTTGGGGCATCGTTAGCCTCCTGCGGACTAACCTCGGAAACTTCCAATGCTTTCTTGGTGGCCATCCTTCGGGACATCAAGCTCTTCCAAGACATCATCACTAAGTTCAAGGAAATGTGCGTCGACCCGACGGAGTACGCTTGTCTCAAGGCGATTGTCCTTTTTAAAACAG TGTGGGAGAAAGGTagcggaggagggagagaagTCACGACAGAGCTGAGGGACGTCACAGCAGTGGCCGCTCTGCAAGACCAAGCCCAGCTGGCCCTTAGCAAGTACATCACAACTGCATATCCTTCGCAGCCCTTTAG GTTTGGGAAATTACTACTACTCCTGCCGTCGCTAAGGGCCGTTGGGACTCCAGCCATTGTAGAGCTGTTCTTCCGTCGCACCATCGGCTCTATCCCGATCGAGAGAATCGTCTGTGACATGTACAAGACGGTGGACTTCTGA